In Zingiber officinale cultivar Zhangliang chromosome 1A, Zo_v1.1, whole genome shotgun sequence, a genomic segment contains:
- the LOC122037907 gene encoding 60S ribosomal protein L4-like, which produces MASAAAIRPLVTVQTLEGDMSTDVAVTVSLPDVFKAPIRPDVVRFVHSSLSKNRRQPYAVSKRAGHQTSAESWGTGRAVSRIPRVPGGGTHRAGQGAFGNMCRGGRMFAPTKIWRRWHRRVNINMRRYAVVSALAASAVPSLVMARGHRIETVPELPLVVSDSAEGLEKTATAIKVLKQIGAFPDAEKAKNGQKIRPGKGKMRNRRYVTRKGPLIVYGTDGSKVVKAFRNIPGIDIANVECLNLLKLAPGGHIGRFIIWTKSAFEKLDSVFGSLDKQSEKKKGYILPRPKMFNADLGRIINSDEVQSVVRPIKKDVKRRHLKKNPLKNLYTLLKLNPYAKTARRMALLAEEKRAKAKKENLDKKRSKLSKEEAAAIKASGRAFYKTMISDSDYSQFENFSKWLAVTQ; this is translated from the exons ATGGCCTCCGCCGCCGCTATACGACCTCTCGTCACGGTGCAGACTCTCGAGGGCGACATGTCCACTGACGTCGCCGTCACTGTCTCCCTACCTGACGTGTTCAAGGCCCCGATTCGCCCCGACGTCGTCCGTTTTGTCCACTCAAGCCTGTCCAAAAACAGACGCCAGCCCTACGCCGTCTCCAAGCGCGCCGGCCACCAGACCTCAGCTGAATCCTGGGGAACTGGCCGTGCCGTCTCACGTATCCCTCGCGTTCCCGGAGGCGGTACCCACCGCGCTGGCCAGGGTGCTTTCGGCAACATGTGTCGTGGTGGTCGCATGTTCGCACCCACCAAGATCTGGCGCCGCTGGCACCGACGCGTCAACATCAACATGCGCCGATACGCTGTGGTTTCGGCCCTTGCTGCCTCCGCCGTCCCGTCCCTTGTCATGGCCCGCGGACACCGCATCGAGACCGTTCCTGAGCTTCCCCTCGTAGTCTCTGACTCTGCTGAAGGCCTTGAGAAAACTGCCACTGCCATCAAGGTCCTCAAGCAGATCGGTGCCTTTCCCGATGCCGAGAAGGCTAAGAACGGCCAGAAAATCCGTCCCGGCAAAGGTAAAATGCGAAACCGTCGCTATGTCACTCGCAAGGGACCCCTGATTGTGTACGGAACAGATGGATCAAAGGTCGTTAAAGCTTTCCGTAACATTCCTGGGATTGATATTGCTAATGTCGAGTGCCTCAACCTTCTTAAACTTGCTCCGGGAGGCCACATTGGCAGGTTCATCATCTGGACCAAATCAGCCTTCGAGAAGTTGGATTCTGTATTTGGAAGCCTTGACAAGCAATCTGAAAAGAAGAAGGGATATATCCTACCCCGACCAAAAATGTTCAACGCTGATCTCGGAAGGATCATCAACTCGGATGAGGTGCAGTCTGTGGTGCGTCCAATCAAGAAGGACGTGAAGAGGCGCCATCTGAAGAAGAACCCCCTGAAGAATCTCTACACGTTATTGAAGCTGAACCCTTATGCCAAGACTGCCCGGAGGATGGCCTTGCTTGCTGAAGAAAAGCGTGCCAAAGCCAAAAAGGAGAATCTTgataagaaaaggagcaagctgtCTAAG GAAGAGGCGGCTGCAATCAAGGCTTCTGGACGTGCATTTTACAAAACTATGATCTCAGACAGCGATTACTCTCAGTTTGAGAACTTCTCCAAGTGGCTGGCTGTGACACAGTGA